The following DNA comes from Mesorhizobium sp. B2-1-8.
ACAGCGACCAGGCCGAACAAGCCAATCAGCAGGAAATCAGCGACACGATAGAGTTTCAGTGCCCGCCTTATATCGCCGCTGTCGACATCGCGGCGGCCGCCTTCGCCCATGAAGACGTCGTCGACCACAACGCCGCCATAGCTGCGTGGCCCGGCGAGCGCCAGGCCAAGCGCGCCGGCCATCGCTGCTTCCGGCCAGCCGGCATTGGGCGACCGGTGTTTTTTCGCGTCGCGCCGTACCGCCTGCCAGGCGTTGCTGGGGTCGGTGCCCTTAACCAGGAAAGCCGCAAGCACGATCAGCAGCGCCGTCAGCCGCGACGCCGGCAGGTTGATCCAATCGTCGAAGCGCGCCGCCGCCCAGCCGAAGGCCTCATGGCGCGGAGTACGGTGACCGATCATCGAATCGGCGGTGTTGGCCGCCTTGTAGGCGGCGCCGCCGGCCACCCCGCCGACACCGGTCCAGAAGGCGGGGGCGACGATGCCGTCGGAAAAATTCTCCGCCAGGCTCTCGATCGCCGCGCGGCAGACGCCGGCGCGGTCCAGCGTCTCGGGGTCACGGCCGACGATCCGAGAGACAGCGGCGCGGCCCATGTCGAGGCCTCCACTGTCGAGCGCGTCAGCGACGGCTTCGACATGTTCATAGAGGCTCTTCTGCGACAGAAGCGATGTCGCCAGAAGGACGGCAATGATCCACCCCAAGGGGACGAACCAGAGTAGAACAAGCTGCACGCAAAGACCTGTTAGCGCCGGCATCAGCACAATGACCAAAAGCGCCTGGACACCGCGTTGACGACGCAGCGCGTCGGGATCAGTGGCGCGGTTGAGGCTTAAGTCGAGAAAGGATATGAGCCTGCCGAACCACGTCACCGGATGGCCGATGGCGCGAAACAGCCAGTCGGGATAACCGAGGGCGAATTCGACAACCAATGACAGGAAAGCGATCAGGACTGACATGAGGCTTCTTGAAGGAGCGGTGGACCATGGTGGAAGTCTTGGCCGGGCAAGGGCGCTTTTCCCCAGTGCCGTGCTGCCTTTCGTCGACCTCTCGACCGGTATCAATCCGCACTCCTACCCGCTTTTCGACCTGCCCGCCACCTCCCTGTGGCGATTGCCGGAGGCCGCGCGTGGGCGCGAACTGATTGAGATCGCGGCCAAGACATATGGCGCGCCTTCCGCAGGAAACGTCGTGGCGGCGCCCGGTACGCAGATCCTGCTGCCGCGGGTGACTTCGCTGGTGAAGCCCGGCAAGGCATTGGTGCTGGGGCCGACCTATGCCGAACACGCCCGGGCGGCCGCGATTGCCGGGCACGAGGTGGTCGAGGTCCGTGACTTCGCGGCGCTGGCCGAAGCCGACCTCGCCATCATCGTCAATCCGAACAATCCGGATGGGCGCATCATCGAGCGTGACCGGCTGCTGGCGCTGGCTGCCGGACTTCGCGCCAAGGGCGGGCTTCTGGTCGTCGACGAGGCGTTCATGGATGTCGGCCCACGCGAGCACAGTCTCGCCGCCTACGTCGGCCAAGGTGGCATCATCGTACTGCGTTCCTTCGGCAAGTTCTTTGGTCTGGCCGGTCTACGGCTTGGGTTCGCGCTTGCCGATGCGCCGACGGCTGAACGGCTGAACATGCAGTTCGGGCCGTGGGCCGTCGCCGGACCGGCACTGGAATACGGCATCCGCGCGCTCGCCGATCTCGACTGGCAGGATGCGATGCGGACGTCGCTGGCGGATGCCGCGGCGCGGCTCGATGCGCTGTTCGGTCGTTTCGGCATTCGCGTCGCGGGCGGCACCACATTGTTCCGCTATCTCAGCCTGCCCGATGCCGCCGGCCTGTTTTCCGCGCTTGGCGAGAGCGGCATCTTGCTCCGGCATTTCTCCGACCGGCCGCATGTCCTGCGCGCCGGTCTGCCGGGGAGTGAGGAGGAATGGCGCAGGCTTGAATCCGCTCTTGCGGACTGGGCGTCGCGGCGCGAGGATCGGTCGAAAGGTTCGAAACAATGATCCATGTCTGCTCGCTGGCGAAGATCGAGGAAACCGTGGCCAGGACCGGCGCCGACCGCATGCTGTCGCTGCTTGCGGCCGGCACCGAGGTGGTGCGTCCGGCTTCGATCCCCAGGGAAAACCACCTGCATCTGGTCATGCATGACATCGCGGTGGCGCAGGAGGGCATGACCATGCCGGGCGAGGAGCATGTGCGCAACCTGCTCGATTTCGCGCGCCGCTGGGACCGGGTGAAGCCCATGGTCGTGCATTGCTATGCCGGCATCAGCCGCTCGACCGCTTCGGCCTATATTATCGCCGCAGCTTTGGCGCCGAAACGCGACGAGGTGGAACTGGCGCAGACGTTGCGCGCGCTGTCGCCTTCGGCGACGCCCAATCCGCGGCTGATCGCGGCGGCGGACACGCTGCTCGACCGCAATGGCCGCATGATCGAGGCGATCGAGGCGATCGGGCGCGGCGCCGACGCCTTCGAAGGCACGCCCTTCGCCCTCAAGATCGACGGCTAGCTACTTCAGCCACTCGGCGAGCTTTGCCTTGCGCACGTCCCGCACCAGGCCGATGAAGCCGTCGGCCTGATATTCCGCGGTCAATCGGCCTTTCTCTGCCGTTGCAATGCTGGCATCACCGACCACGCCGTTCGGGTTGAGATCGCTGGCGATCCAGGCAAAGGCATGCGTGCCGGTCTGGCGCAGCAGCGCGAATTCCTTCTCGGCGTCCGCGACGTTGGAAACGAAATTGTCGGCCTTGCCCATGTCGACGAGATCCGGCCGGAAATGCAGCATCAGCGAAGTCTCGACGTCGCCGCCATGAATGCCGTGACGGTCCTCGAGCTCGGTGTACATGCCGGCCGGGCGGCCAAAGCGCTGCCAGCT
Coding sequences within:
- the cobD gene encoding threonine-phosphate decarboxylase CobD, translating into MRLLEGAVDHGGSLGRARALFPSAVLPFVDLSTGINPHSYPLFDLPATSLWRLPEAARGRELIEIAAKTYGAPSAGNVVAAPGTQILLPRVTSLVKPGKALVLGPTYAEHARAAAIAGHEVVEVRDFAALAEADLAIIVNPNNPDGRIIERDRLLALAAGLRAKGGLLVVDEAFMDVGPREHSLAAYVGQGGIIVLRSFGKFFGLAGLRLGFALADAPTAERLNMQFGPWAVAGPALEYGIRALADLDWQDAMRTSLADAAARLDALFGRFGIRVAGGTTLFRYLSLPDAAGLFSALGESGILLRHFSDRPHVLRAGLPGSEEEWRRLESALADWASRREDRSKGSKQ
- the cbiB gene encoding adenosylcobinamide-phosphate synthase CbiB, giving the protein MSVLIAFLSLVVEFALGYPDWLFRAIGHPVTWFGRLISFLDLSLNRATDPDALRRQRGVQALLVIVLMPALTGLCVQLVLLWFVPLGWIIAVLLATSLLSQKSLYEHVEAVADALDSGGLDMGRAAVSRIVGRDPETLDRAGVCRAAIESLAENFSDGIVAPAFWTGVGGVAGGAAYKAANTADSMIGHRTPRHEAFGWAAARFDDWINLPASRLTALLIVLAAFLVKGTDPSNAWQAVRRDAKKHRSPNAGWPEAAMAGALGLALAGPRSYGGVVVDDVFMGEGGRRDVDSGDIRRALKLYRVADFLLIGLFGLVAVIAVLVF
- a CDS encoding tyrosine phosphatase family protein, which codes for MIHVCSLAKIEETVARTGADRMLSLLAAGTEVVRPASIPRENHLHLVMHDIAVAQEGMTMPGEEHVRNLLDFARRWDRVKPMVVHCYAGISRSTASAYIIAAALAPKRDEVELAQTLRALSPSATPNPRLIAAADTLLDRNGRMIEAIEAIGRGADAFEGTPFALKIDG